The genomic region ATTGCATGAAAAAATCTGTTCATACATTAATACTAGAACActaataaacatataaaaagaataacatCTCAATGGGATTTGACTTACACATTGGTAAAATGGTGTGTTAAGATTATCTTTGATTGTGTATTTAttgattgattattattttaaataaatttattttattttaaataatgattgaatgttgacatttatttatttattattattataatattttaaattagataaacttatttatttttaaggatCGGATGTGTATTGTCTGGCCACGAATTGTGGATATTAATTTGGAAATACCATGGTATGAATAAATTACAAGTTTAACAAAGAAATTTATTATCAGAATCTCTCAAGTTCTACTGATATTTCTTACGATCTAATTCCAAGGTAAGAATGCAATTTTGTTACTATATTATTACATGGTGTGTAAATTTATTCCGagtcaaataaatatatttttgtataattattttggCAGATTTCGATGTGTTAAGGCTATGGACGATTCTGGAGTTGCTTGGTTTaagttaaatgataaaaatgtgaTGAAACTTCTAAAAGTTTCATGTGTGATGATCTTATATCAAGCGCcaaaatatacatacatatatatatatatatattgtcctAAATTAAAAACCATGAGTGTCCCctttttataaattatcttaacaatttaaaatgaaaaattaatccatatacttttttttattcctatcgTTTTATAGGAACCAATGTATTCTCTTATTCCTCCCATTTTGTACTCTTTTTTAGAAGCATTTGATATTTTTGGTTCATAATACTGGCAACTCACCTATGGATTGGAATCATGAGCCATTTAGTGTTGTTGAAATTTGCCACCATGCATAAATGGTTAGAATGTTTCACCGACAGGAAATGATCAAGTATGTGAATGCAAGTTGATATTGGGAGACGTTTAAACAACCAGAATTTCTATGGAGTGTATATGCATTATGCATAAATTGATAGAGGGACCAAGTTCAAATTTCTGAAGAATCAAGTCAATGGCCAAAACAAAGTCAATAGCGTCTCAAGATTAATTATAACTGGCTGCAGAAAATTTGGTGATTAGGGTTggcaattaaaatttgaaaacccACTTTAACCACACCACGGTCCATCATATGCCTTCAATGCCTGGAAACGTGCATGGCAACAATTAAAACACAACTTGAACAACCAAAATAAGGacaaaatcaaagaaataatcaaaacaaACCAGAGTGCGAATAAAATTAACAGACTTGAATTCAAAAAAACAATTGCAATAGCGGTGTTTTAAAACTCATGATCTCCATAAAGCTATGGGTGCAGAACATCAAACAAAAATTTCTCACAACTATAATATGAATTACAAACTGTCTTCTCAAGGACCTCATTTTTTGTCCTCTTTCTCTGCTTCTGCGGCCTTCTTTAGGCGCGCACCATAGTGGCGTTTGTTGGTGCGCTCAAGACGAAGCTTATAATAAGCTTTGAATGCCTTCATTTCATCTGTTACCTTAATAAGGTCAACAGTTGGCTTCTCCCTCACAATGGGCAAGAATGAACCCTGAACTTGAGTGGCATTAGCCAGCTCTTCAGGGGTAGAATCACCAGCCTGCAAAGCAAATAGGGACATAAACAATCTCAAACTTCAATATTGTTTCCTACTTCCAAGGGAATGATgaccataaaataaataaaatttgcacATAAccatcaaattaataataattgaagaATTTAGCTTTACCTTGACCTTGTGAGCCCTTCTTGGGAACACAACCAACTTAGCCTTGTAGGTTTTGAGCCTCTGCACATTGGCCTGCAGACTCTCCAAAGAACGATTCTTTCTCCGGTGATCAACAGAAATCCCAATAGTTGGACCAAGTTTCTTGGGAATTCCCGCAGCCTAGgatatataaaagaattattCTGTCaggaaaaaaagatataaaggaAGAATTTCTAATGTTTTACACAGTTTTTATGTATTTGCTGTCTAAACTTTCCTTTTGGTCCCTTTCAAACATGAATCATGTAAAAACTTGAATGAAAACAGAgataatttagaattttccaagaaatcaaaatttcatACAGCATAACAAGCAGTTGACATGTTCAATGGTGTATAATATAGAGCTCTTCCATAACAAGAAGgcaaaaaagaaataatgcaTGGGGCACCCTCGGCCCTTGCTGTTATCTTCAGATATATTCATGAATAAAGCAGCCTTAGTATGACAGGTATTTGACAACATTGATATCACCCCACCAATCAAGGATCCATTGCAAGTCATAACTCACAACAGTTGCTTTAGGGAGAGTGCCGGCAGAACAAGTAATTTTACCTTCAACTCTTCGAGAGAAAATCCTCTCCCAGATCTGACTTTCATGTTGTATTTCAGAGTCTGGCCATGAACAATTGGCCTGAGAGGTCCAGCAGTAGGTCTTGGGAAAATCTTGACAGCCTTCTTCTGCCGAGCTGAAAATGTGTCACCCCCGTGTCAAAATAACTCAAGTTGATTCACTTTTCTTGCATAACAAGTATTAAAAGctgattgattaattaattatagcaACAATGTTAACAAAGAGCAATAATTTTGGTAAAAATTACCTAAACGCCTTCTGGTCTTCCGTGCTGGTTGATTAAACCAAGTCTTCACATAGTTTTGCCAGTGTTTCCTGA from Glycine soja cultivar W05 chromosome 16, ASM419377v2, whole genome shotgun sequence harbors:
- the LOC114389064 gene encoding 60S ribosomal protein L13-1-like translates to MVKHNNVIPNGHFRKHWQNYVKTWFNQPARKTRRRLARQKKAVKIFPRPTAGPLRPIVHGQTLKYNMKVRSGRGFSLEELKAAGIPKKLGPTIGISVDHRRKNRSLESLQANVQRLKTYKAKLVVFPRRAHKVKAGDSTPEELANATQVQGSFLPIVREKPTVDLIKVTDEMKAFKAYYKLRLERTNKRHYGARLKKAAEAEKEDKK